Proteins encoded in a region of the Flavobacterium sp. MDT1-60 genome:
- the mtgA gene encoding monofunctional biosynthetic peptidoglycan transglycosylase yields the protein MAATKKPVPKKTTASKPKPTAKKKTNRTFGQKVKWFFIKLFLWFFGLSIGSVIIFKYVPVPFTPLMVIRAIENKLGGKEVYFDHDWEPIEKISMNLQKAVIASEDGTFLYHNGFDFKALQKAYKSNERGRRIRGGSTISQQTAKNVFLWQGKSYFRKGLEAYFTVLIEVIWGKQRIMEVYLNSIEMGDGVYGAYAATEHWYRRDASSLTAMQAAGIAAILPNPRKFKATGSSSYINRRKERIVREMRAVGKINYNAK from the coding sequence ATGGCAGCAACCAAAAAACCAGTACCAAAAAAAACAACCGCAAGTAAGCCAAAGCCAACAGCAAAAAAGAAAACCAATCGCACGTTTGGCCAGAAAGTAAAATGGTTTTTTATAAAACTGTTTTTATGGTTTTTCGGACTTTCGATCGGTTCCGTTATCATTTTTAAATATGTGCCGGTACCTTTTACACCTTTAATGGTGATTCGTGCTATCGAAAATAAATTAGGAGGAAAAGAAGTTTATTTTGACCACGATTGGGAACCGATTGAGAAAATTTCGATGAATTTGCAGAAAGCGGTTATCGCCAGTGAAGACGGAACTTTTTTATATCACAATGGTTTTGATTTCAAAGCACTTCAAAAAGCCTATAAAAGCAACGAACGCGGACGCCGAATTCGTGGCGGAAGTACCATTTCGCAACAAACCGCTAAAAATGTGTTTTTATGGCAGGGGAAAAGCTATTTTCGTAAAGGTTTAGAAGCGTACTTCACCGTTTTAATTGAAGTTATCTGGGGAAAACAACGCATCATGGAAGTTTACCTGAATAGTATCGAAATGGGCGATGGTGTTTATGGTGCTTATGCGGCAACTGAACATTGGTATCGTCGTGACGCTTCAAGTTTAACTGCCATGCAGGCGGCCGGAATTGCAGCAATATTACCAAACCCAAGAAAATTTAAAGCGACAGGTTCTTCAAGTTATATCAATCGACGCAAAGAACGAATTGTTCGTGAAATGCGTGCTGTTGGAAAAATAAATTATAATGCGAAATAA
- a CDS encoding superinfection immunity protein, giving the protein MKKNYPFTLITLLPSSFIQAQTESYLPFENRELTIEKIMAGIVMLFVYFIPTIISWNKKNSKYLFVFNLLTAWTVLCWFVSFVWALQINRQHARILAEEKKARKKDKKLKSSTT; this is encoded by the coding sequence ATGAAAAAGAATTACCCTTTTACTCTCATCACATTATTACCCTCAAGTTTCATTCAAGCACAAACAGAAAGCTATCTCCCATTTGAAAATCGAGAGCTTACTATTGAAAAAATAATGGCAGGAATAGTCATGTTATTTGTTTATTTTATACCAACGATCATTTCATGGAATAAAAAAAACAGCAAGTACTTGTTTGTATTTAACCTCCTCACCGCATGGACAGTGCTTTGCTGGTTTGTTTCTTTTGTTTGGGCGTTACAAATAAACAGGCAACATGCAAGAATTTTGGCTGAAGAGAAGAAAGCCAGGAAGAAAGATAAAAAACTTAAATCTTCTACAACTTAA
- a CDS encoding sigma-54 dependent transcriptional regulator, whose protein sequence is MSKILLIEDDISFCKLLEKFLIKKAYDITVAFSAEEARLAMKKESFDLILTDLRLPDSDGIGLMSEFKTSKPETPVILMTGYSDVNTAVKAIKNGAADYISKPFNPDEVLLVITNALKNSESEEIPAKEKKAPKKKEATSSENEFVRGISVASKKLLDHIHLVSPTDMSVLIIGESGTGKEIIAKSIHQQSTRKNNNFIAVDCGAIPKELAASEFFGHLKGSFTGAISDKMGYFEAANGGTLFLDEIGNLSYENQIQLLRALQERKIKPVGSNKEINVDIRIITATNEDLREAVKNGDFREDLYHRINEFSILSPSLKDREEDLMVFAEYFLEKANNQLNKEVIGFSPEVVAIFQKYNWPGNLRELQNCVKRATLLTRSDYIESDVLPAEFFQAQKSNLQNSNETFSLSENEKETIIHALSRTQNNKSEAAKLLKITRKTLYNKLKQYNID, encoded by the coding sequence ATGTCAAAGATATTACTGATAGAAGATGATATTTCGTTTTGCAAATTATTAGAGAAATTTCTAATAAAAAAAGCATACGACATAACCGTTGCTTTCTCGGCAGAAGAGGCCAGATTGGCAATGAAGAAAGAATCTTTCGATTTGATTCTGACAGACCTGCGTTTGCCTGATTCTGATGGTATTGGATTGATGTCTGAATTTAAAACTTCAAAACCTGAAACCCCTGTGATTCTTATGACGGGATATTCAGATGTAAATACTGCGGTTAAAGCCATAAAAAATGGTGCAGCCGATTATATTTCAAAACCTTTTAATCCTGATGAGGTTTTATTAGTAATTACAAATGCTTTAAAAAATTCTGAAAGCGAAGAAATTCCGGCAAAAGAAAAAAAAGCACCAAAAAAGAAAGAAGCTACTTCGTCTGAAAATGAATTTGTCAGAGGTATTTCTGTTGCTTCCAAAAAATTATTAGATCACATTCATTTGGTGAGTCCTACGGATATGTCGGTTTTGATTATTGGAGAAAGCGGAACAGGAAAAGAAATTATTGCCAAAAGCATTCACCAGCAAAGCACCAGAAAAAACAATAATTTTATTGCGGTTGATTGTGGCGCAATTCCGAAAGAATTAGCAGCAAGTGAATTTTTTGGGCATTTAAAAGGATCGTTCACAGGAGCAATTAGCGACAAAATGGGTTATTTTGAAGCTGCTAATGGTGGAACTTTGTTTTTAGATGAGATCGGAAATCTTTCTTATGAAAATCAAATACAGTTGCTGAGAGCACTTCAGGAAAGAAAAATCAAACCTGTTGGAAGCAATAAAGAAATTAACGTTGATATCCGCATCATAACTGCTACAAACGAAGATTTGCGCGAAGCAGTAAAAAACGGTGATTTTAGAGAAGATTTATACCATAGAATCAACGAATTCTCGATTCTTTCGCCTTCATTAAAAGACAGGGAAGAGGATTTAATGGTTTTTGCCGAATACTTTCTGGAAAAAGCCAATAATCAGCTGAATAAGGAAGTAATCGGATTTTCGCCTGAAGTTGTTGCTATTTTTCAAAAATACAATTGGCCTGGGAATTTACGTGAGCTGCAAAACTGCGTAAAACGTGCCACACTTCTTACCAGAAGCGATTATATTGAGAGTGATGTTTTGCCAGCTGAGTTTTTTCAGGCTCAGAAAAGTAATCTGCAAAATTCGAACGAAACTTTTTCATTGTCAGAAAATGAAAAAGAAACTATTATTCACGCACTTTCAAGAACTCAAAATAACAAATCGGAAGCCGCCAAATTGCTTAAAATTACCAGAAAGACTCTTTATAATAAGCTAAAGCAATACAACATCGATTAA
- a CDS encoding S9 family peptidase — protein sequence MKKVLFTTLIMMSLNAIGQNVMSPELLWKLGRVTALGLSKDEKNVVFKVSTPSVEENKSSSKFYILPVNGGAATEIKDTKDVLADKNVSPDGKFLVYNEEVKLEKVLGKDFYPSLTKSDAQIYDGLDYRHWDTWNEGKFNHVFYKENKEGAAGIDILKGENFDSPQKPFGGDEDYIWSPDGKSILYVCKKKAGTDYAISTNTNIYEYNLETQKTINRTEDNLGYDTAPQFSPTGNLTWLQMKRDGYEADKNDIIVEFKGIKTNLTANWDGTVDNFIWSKDGKNIYFVAPVDGTKQLFVVNFPGLTRIAIQVRQITKGDFDVNDLVGFAGDDIIVTRNDMNHAPEIYSFNLKKNTWKQLSNVNTDTYKTLALSKTERRYVTTTDGKKMLVWVILPPNFDASKKYPTLLFCQGGPQSALTQSYSFRWNFSLMAAKGYVVVAPNRRGMPGHGVEWNEKISKDWGGQVMDDYLSAIDDVAKESYVDKSRLGCVGASYGGYSVFYLAGIHNNRFKTFIAHDGVFNTVSMLGTTEEVFFNNWDFGGAYWEKDNAVAQKAYTTFNPATLVQNWNKPILIFQGGKDFRVPIGQGQEAFQAAQLRGIKSRFVYFPDENHWVLHPQNAQVWQGEFFKWLNETL from the coding sequence ATGAAAAAAGTATTATTTACAACCTTAATAATGATGAGTTTAAACGCTATCGGACAGAATGTGATGTCACCAGAATTGTTATGGAAATTAGGAAGAGTGACTGCACTTGGACTTTCAAAAGACGAAAAAAACGTTGTTTTTAAAGTTTCTACTCCTTCAGTAGAAGAAAACAAATCATCTTCAAAATTTTACATCTTGCCAGTTAATGGCGGAGCTGCAACTGAAATTAAAGACACAAAAGATGTTTTGGCCGACAAAAATGTTTCGCCTGACGGAAAATTTTTAGTGTACAATGAAGAAGTGAAACTGGAGAAAGTTTTAGGAAAAGATTTTTATCCGAGCCTTACCAAATCAGATGCCCAAATTTATGATGGTTTAGATTATCGTCATTGGGATACCTGGAACGAAGGGAAATTCAACCACGTTTTTTATAAAGAAAACAAAGAAGGCGCTGCCGGAATTGACATCTTAAAAGGGGAGAACTTCGATTCTCCACAAAAACCTTTTGGTGGCGACGAAGACTATATCTGGTCTCCTGACGGAAAAAGTATCTTATATGTTTGCAAGAAAAAAGCGGGAACTGATTATGCTATTTCTACAAACACCAATATTTACGAGTACAATTTAGAGACTCAAAAAACAATCAACAGAACCGAAGATAATCTAGGATACGATACAGCTCCGCAGTTTTCTCCAACAGGAAATTTAACCTGGCTGCAAATGAAACGTGATGGTTATGAAGCTGATAAAAACGACATTATTGTTGAATTTAAAGGAATCAAAACCAACTTAACTGCCAATTGGGACGGAACTGTAGACAATTTTATCTGGAGTAAAGACGGTAAAAACATTTATTTTGTAGCGCCGGTTGACGGTACAAAACAACTTTTTGTAGTAAACTTTCCGGGATTGACAAGAATTGCCATTCAGGTTCGTCAGATTACAAAAGGTGATTTTGACGTAAATGATTTAGTAGGTTTCGCTGGAGATGATATCATCGTAACCAGAAACGACATGAATCACGCTCCTGAGATTTATTCTTTTAATTTGAAGAAAAATACCTGGAAACAACTTTCAAATGTAAATACAGATACATATAAAACACTAGCGTTAAGCAAAACGGAAAGACGTTATGTTACGACAACTGACGGTAAAAAAATGTTGGTTTGGGTAATTTTACCTCCAAATTTTGATGCTTCAAAAAAATATCCAACGTTGTTATTCTGTCAGGGCGGACCACAAAGTGCGTTGACACAATCCTATTCTTTCCGTTGGAATTTTTCATTAATGGCTGCTAAAGGCTATGTAGTTGTTGCACCAAACCGTCGTGGTATGCCAGGACATGGTGTAGAATGGAATGAGAAAATCAGTAAAGACTGGGGCGGCCAGGTTATGGACGATTACCTTTCTGCAATTGATGATGTTGCCAAAGAAAGCTACGTTGACAAAAGCCGTTTAGGTTGTGTTGGGGCAAGTTACGGAGGATATTCAGTATTTTATTTAGCCGGAATTCACAACAACCGTTTCAAAACTTTTATTGCACACGACGGCGTTTTCAATACCGTAAGTATGTTGGGAACTACTGAAGAAGTTTTCTTTAACAACTGGGATTTTGGTGGTGCATATTGGGAAAAAGACAATGCAGTTGCCCAAAAAGCATACACGACATTTAATCCGGCAACTTTGGTTCAAAACTGGAACAAACCAATTCTGATCTTCCAGGGAGGAAAAGATTTCCGTGTGCCAATTGGACAAGGACAAGAAGCTTTTCAGGCTGCTCAGTTAAGAGGAATCAAAAGTAGATTTGTTTATTTTCCTGATGAAAACCACTGGGTATTGCATCCGCAAAATGCTCAGGTTTGGCAAGGTGAATTTTTTAAATGGCTGAACGAAACGTTATAA
- a CDS encoding FAD-binding oxidoreductase, whose protein sequence is MELSYWELKNWFTNVDYTIVGSGIVGLHAALRLRERFPTAKILVLERGMLPQGASTKNAGFACFGSLSEILEDLKTHSEEDVIALIEKRWQGLQLLRKRLGDAAIDFKPHGGYELFLKEDERGFNECVARLPFINEILKPLFKTDVFTKEIDRFGFENIQEYLIFNPFEAQIDTGNMMQELLKQAVAADVLILNQQTVTGYTDLGNQVEIALNDFSFTSKKILFATNGFANTLTKGAVQPARAQVLITEPIQNLDIRGTFHLDRGYYYFRNIGDRILLGGGRNLDFEAENTTEFGQTKIVQNKLEELLKNVILPNQDFQIAHRWSGIMGVGNSKNPVVSQLSENVFCGVRLGGMGVAIGSLIGTELADLI, encoded by the coding sequence ATGGAATTAAGTTATTGGGAGCTGAAAAACTGGTTTACGAATGTTGATTATACCATCGTTGGAAGTGGGATCGTAGGTTTACATGCAGCATTACGCTTACGCGAAAGATTCCCAACGGCGAAAATTCTGGTTTTAGAAAGAGGGATGTTGCCACAAGGTGCCAGTACAAAAAATGCCGGTTTTGCCTGTTTCGGAAGTCTTTCTGAAATTTTGGAAGATCTTAAAACACATTCAGAAGAAGATGTGATTGCGTTGATTGAAAAACGCTGGCAAGGATTGCAATTGCTCCGAAAAAGATTGGGAGATGCTGCAATAGATTTTAAACCTCACGGCGGATACGAACTTTTTTTGAAAGAAGATGAAAGAGGTTTCAATGAATGTGTTGCGCGATTGCCTTTTATTAATGAAATTTTAAAACCACTTTTTAAGACTGATGTTTTTACCAAAGAAATAGACCGATTTGGTTTTGAAAACATTCAGGAATATTTAATTTTTAATCCGTTTGAAGCGCAGATCGATACCGGAAATATGATGCAGGAATTGCTGAAACAAGCCGTTGCTGCTGATGTTTTAATTTTGAACCAGCAAACCGTAACAGGTTATACCGATTTAGGAAATCAGGTTGAAATTGCATTGAACGATTTTAGTTTTACTTCAAAAAAGATATTGTTCGCAACAAATGGCTTTGCTAATACGTTAACAAAAGGAGCAGTCCAACCGGCGAGGGCGCAGGTTTTAATTACGGAACCAATTCAAAATTTAGATATTCGGGGCACTTTTCATCTGGATCGCGGTTATTATTATTTCAGAAATATTGGTGACAGAATCTTGCTTGGCGGAGGCCGAAACTTAGATTTTGAAGCAGAAAACACAACCGAATTTGGCCAAACGAAAATTGTACAAAATAAATTGGAAGAGTTGCTGAAAAATGTAATTTTACCAAATCAGGATTTCCAGATTGCCCATCGTTGGAGCGGGATTATGGGAGTAGGAAACAGTAAAAATCCTGTTGTTTCGCAATTGTCTGAAAACGTGTTTTGTGGAGTGCGTTTAGGCGGAATGGGCGTAGCAATAGGTAGTTTAATAGGAACAGAATTAGCAGATTTAATATAA
- a CDS encoding lipid A deacylase LpxR family protein — protein MRNKKIVFVFLVLTTALSFGQGKTNEFGFISDNDLYTSSKNDMYYTNGLELFFRYLSKNENEKINKKITEFRLGQYIYNPRFINETAVDINDRPFTGYLFAEAGRSFFYQSESVLKTDFQLGFMGPNAFGRETQESFHHVIGYKKVYGWENQLHNALAVQAHVMYSKKLFPSKHNDFVDLHFQSEANLGTIFNGVSTGFLARIGFKKLLPVYDSNLYDASVSSQPQFDVREFYFYAMPSVNYQFYDATIEGSMFSDTSPVTFELEPLRFNAEFGLKYRHNKFNISYSFLYRGRELKDPETNTNSGYFYGSIRMGFLIK, from the coding sequence ATGCGAAATAAAAAGATTGTTTTTGTATTTCTGGTTCTAACCACAGCGCTATCTTTTGGGCAGGGAAAAACAAATGAATTTGGTTTTATTTCCGATAATGATTTATACACTTCGTCTAAAAATGATATGTATTATACAAACGGTTTAGAACTTTTTTTCAGATATCTATCCAAAAACGAAAACGAAAAAATCAATAAAAAAATTACTGAATTTCGTTTAGGGCAATATATCTATAATCCGAGATTTATTAATGAAACGGCTGTTGATATTAACGACCGTCCTTTTACGGGATATCTTTTTGCCGAAGCCGGACGCAGTTTTTTCTACCAAAGCGAATCGGTTTTAAAGACCGATTTTCAGTTGGGTTTTATGGGACCAAATGCTTTTGGGCGTGAAACCCAGGAAAGTTTTCATCATGTTATTGGTTATAAAAAGGTGTATGGCTGGGAAAACCAGCTTCATAATGCACTTGCCGTACAGGCACATGTGATGTATTCGAAGAAATTATTCCCTTCTAAACACAATGATTTTGTAGATCTTCATTTTCAGTCAGAAGCGAATTTGGGGACTATTTTTAACGGTGTTTCTACAGGATTTTTGGCTAGAATTGGCTTCAAGAAATTACTTCCTGTTTATGATTCTAATTTGTATGACGCTTCAGTGAGTTCTCAACCGCAATTCGATGTGAGGGAATTTTACTTTTATGCGATGCCAAGCGTCAATTACCAATTTTACGACGCCACCATCGAAGGCAGTATGTTCAGCGACACCAGTCCGGTGACTTTTGAGTTGGAACCACTTCGTTTCAACGCCGAATTTGGTTTGAAATACCGCCACAATAAGTTCAATATTTCTTATTCTTTTCTTTACCGTGGCCGCGAATTGAAAGATCCTGAAACAAATACGAATTCAGGTTATTTTTATGGGTCTATTCGAATGGGGTTTTTGATTAAGTAG
- the accC gene encoding acetyl-CoA carboxylase biotin carboxylase subunit, which yields MFKKILIANRGEIALRVIRTCKEMGIKTVAVYSTADAESLHVKFADEAVCIGPPPSNLSYLKMSNIIAAAEITNADAIHPGYGFLSENAKFSKICQEHGIKFIGAAPEMIDKMGDKASAKATMKAAGVPCVPGSDGLLESFEQTQKLAKEFGYPVMLKATAGGGGKGMRAVWKEEELLKAWESARQEAAAAFGNDGMYMEKLIEEPRHIEIQVVGDSYGKACHLSERDCSVQRRHQKLTEETPSPFMTDELRAAMGEAAVKAAEFIKYEGAGTVEFLVDKHRNFYFMEMNTRIQVEHPITEQVIDYDLIREQIMVAAGIPISGKNYLPQLHAIECRINAEDPYNDFRPSPGKITTLHMPGGHGVRLDTHVYSGYSIPPNYDSMIAKLITTAQSREEAISKMRRALDEFVIEGVKTTIPFHRQLMDDPRYIAGDYTTAFMDTFKMNPIE from the coding sequence ATGTTTAAAAAAATATTAATTGCGAATAGAGGAGAAATTGCACTTCGTGTAATTCGTACATGTAAGGAAATGGGAATTAAGACTGTAGCGGTTTACTCTACAGCTGATGCAGAAAGTCTACATGTAAAGTTTGCTGACGAAGCGGTTTGTATCGGACCTCCTCCGAGTAACTTATCGTATTTGAAAATGTCAAATATTATTGCTGCTGCAGAAATTACAAATGCAGATGCAATTCATCCAGGATATGGGTTTCTTTCAGAGAATGCTAAATTCTCTAAAATTTGTCAGGAACACGGCATCAAATTTATTGGTGCGGCTCCTGAAATGATTGATAAAATGGGAGACAAAGCTTCTGCAAAAGCGACAATGAAAGCTGCAGGAGTTCCATGTGTGCCAGGTTCTGACGGATTATTAGAATCTTTCGAACAAACACAAAAATTGGCTAAAGAATTTGGTTACCCGGTTATGCTTAAAGCAACTGCCGGCGGTGGTGGAAAAGGAATGCGTGCCGTTTGGAAAGAAGAAGAATTATTGAAAGCATGGGAAAGTGCACGTCAGGAAGCTGCTGCTGCATTTGGAAATGACGGAATGTACATGGAGAAACTTATTGAAGAGCCACGTCATATCGAAATTCAGGTTGTTGGAGATTCATACGGAAAAGCGTGTCATCTTTCTGAAAGAGATTGTTCTGTACAACGTCGTCACCAAAAACTAACTGAAGAAACACCTTCTCCATTCATGACAGACGAATTGCGTGCTGCAATGGGAGAAGCTGCCGTAAAAGCTGCTGAATTCATTAAATACGAAGGAGCCGGAACAGTAGAATTTCTTGTAGACAAACATAGAAATTTCTATTTCATGGAAATGAATACACGTATTCAGGTGGAGCACCCAATTACAGAACAAGTTATTGATTATGATTTGATTCGTGAGCAAATTATGGTTGCTGCCGGAATTCCGATTTCAGGAAAAAACTATTTACCACAATTGCATGCTATCGAATGTCGTATTAATGCTGAAGATCCTTATAATGATTTTCGTCCTTCCCCAGGGAAAATTACTACGCTTCATATGCCAGGAGGGCACGGAGTTCGTTTAGATACTCACGTTTACTCTGGTTACAGTATTCCGCCAAATTACGATTCGATGATTGCTAAGTTAATTACAACAGCTCAATCTCGTGAAGAAGCTATCAGCAAAATGCGAAGAGCTTTGGATGAATTCGTAATCGAAGGTGTGAAAACTACAATACCTTTCCACAGACAATTAATGGATGATCCAAGATATATTGCAGGAGATTACACAACTGCATTTATGGATACTTTTAAAATGAATCCAATCGAATAA
- a CDS encoding hybrid sensor histidine kinase/response regulator: MESKRSYTAIKVLFSYVALLALVVTVGWFLYSENVVYNKLENKIAFEKTKILRVSKLFSNVYKTESLARKTIQTNSESDFKSYLTETDSLRSRIDTLKQIVTTQYQKTLLDSVNYYLSEKTKNIQQLKAIKNKADDEVSVNTAIDEITKMEFKLRKLELQDFTKSPNQLGSYQRNVLQKYVDYLNQNIPDDSTNTLSKQASDSILANSKKLLSNVKLKAEKKKESLNFEENKLLKNEIAISEQLRKVLRIIEREIIINSIKNNSLKEKSLKKVNEIVTASAIIGLILTLFFSILIVSDYSKSQVYKRQLEIANFKTKNLLKSREQLISTVSHDLKTPLSTIVGYSELLGNSDVNTKQSYFIKNIKNSSEYITQLVQDLLDFSQIEAGKITIEKVPFSLPEIIDEVAKSIQTVYKQKNIELIINVDEKLNSKIVGDPFRLKQILSNIIGNAYKFTEEGFIRIGAFIAENDQFFTIIIEDSGIGIEKENQKLVFEEFAQANEGIEKKYGGTGLGLSICQKIISILGGTLQLESIFGKGSTFEIQLPLLFDSSTNSIQEAKKAIVRNTKKQTFIVIDDDINLLNLTIGVLRQENHQVLSFTSAIKALEAIQKTNFDFVITDIQMPEMDGFMFLQKLKNTSIYKNQPVIALTGRTDLAPSVYAKAGFTTVVKKPYSPKILLETIHLILQNDTLPVVDINDNEEKIATKSYSLETLKDFLGNDKNALNEVLKSFIESTNENLVFLETAIGQENVPEINAIAHRIAPMFNQIEAYEIGGILKVLDKNDFEISDLKDIFKALKAKTESLFKALQKEII; this comes from the coding sequence ATGGAAAGTAAAAGAAGTTACACTGCTATAAAAGTACTTTTCAGCTACGTTGCTTTACTGGCTTTGGTTGTTACAGTCGGATGGTTTTTATATTCTGAAAATGTGGTTTATAACAAACTGGAAAATAAAATTGCCTTCGAAAAAACCAAAATTTTAAGAGTTAGCAAATTATTTTCGAATGTCTATAAAACGGAGAGTTTAGCCCGAAAAACAATTCAGACTAACTCTGAAAGTGACTTTAAAAGTTATCTTACTGAAACCGATTCTTTACGTTCCAGAATTGACACTTTAAAACAGATAGTAACTACACAATATCAAAAAACGTTGTTGGACAGCGTTAATTATTATTTATCTGAAAAAACGAAGAACATTCAGCAGTTAAAAGCGATAAAAAACAAAGCTGACGATGAAGTTTCGGTAAATACTGCTATTGATGAAATCACCAAAATGGAGTTTAAACTCCGAAAATTAGAGCTTCAGGATTTTACTAAAAGTCCAAATCAGCTTGGAAGTTACCAGCGAAATGTGCTTCAGAAATATGTCGATTATCTGAATCAGAATATTCCGGATGACAGTACCAATACGTTAAGCAAACAGGCTTCTGATTCTATCCTGGCAAATTCGAAAAAGCTTTTGAGCAATGTAAAACTAAAAGCAGAAAAGAAAAAAGAATCACTGAATTTTGAGGAAAATAAATTGCTTAAAAATGAAATCGCCATTTCAGAACAACTTCGAAAAGTGCTTCGGATTATTGAGCGAGAAATCATTATCAATTCGATTAAAAACAATTCTTTAAAAGAAAAATCACTTAAAAAAGTCAATGAAATTGTAACGGCTTCGGCCATTATTGGTTTGATATTGACTTTGTTTTTCTCCATTTTAATTGTGAGCGATTATTCGAAATCACAAGTCTATAAAAGACAGCTCGAAATTGCGAATTTTAAAACGAAGAACTTATTAAAAAGCCGCGAGCAATTGATTTCGACCGTAAGTCATGATTTAAAAACACCTTTGAGTACCATTGTCGGTTATTCAGAACTTTTGGGTAATTCTGATGTGAATACGAAGCAGTCTTATTTTATTAAAAACATTAAAAATTCTTCAGAATATATTACCCAATTAGTTCAGGATTTATTGGATTTCTCTCAAATCGAAGCAGGAAAAATTACGATTGAAAAAGTGCCTTTTTCATTGCCTGAAATTATTGATGAAGTTGCCAAAAGCATTCAGACCGTTTACAAACAAAAAAACATTGAACTTATTATTAATGTTGATGAAAAGCTGAACAGTAAAATTGTGGGGGATCCGTTTCGATTGAAACAAATCTTAAGCAATATTATTGGAAATGCTTATAAATTTACGGAAGAAGGTTTTATCAGAATCGGTGCTTTTATTGCTGAAAATGATCAATTTTTTACGATTATAATTGAAGATAGCGGAATTGGAATTGAAAAAGAAAATCAGAAATTAGTTTTTGAAGAATTTGCTCAGGCCAATGAAGGCATCGAAAAAAAATACGGCGGAACTGGTTTAGGATTGTCAATCTGCCAAAAAATAATTTCCATTTTAGGAGGAACTTTACAGCTTGAAAGTATTTTTGGAAAAGGAAGTACTTTTGAAATTCAGTTGCCGTTATTGTTTGACAGCAGTACAAACTCAATACAAGAGGCTAAAAAAGCAATTGTTCGCAATACTAAAAAACAAACTTTCATTGTGATTGATGACGACATTAATCTGCTCAATTTAACCATTGGTGTTTTAAGACAGGAAAATCATCAGGTATTGTCTTTCACCAGTGCGATCAAAGCATTGGAAGCCATTCAAAAAACGAATTTTGATTTTGTCATAACCGATATTCAAATGCCTGAAATGGATGGTTTTATGTTTCTTCAAAAACTTAAAAACACGTCAATCTATAAAAATCAACCTGTAATTGCCTTAACCGGAAGAACTGATTTAGCTCCGTCTGTATACGCCAAAGCAGGTTTTACAACTGTGGTTAAAAAACCGTATTCTCCAAAAATATTATTGGAAACCATTCATCTTATTTTACAAAATGATACTTTGCCTGTGGTTGACATTAATGACAACGAAGAAAAAATAGCTACAAAATCATATTCCTTAGAAACCCTAAAAGACTTTCTGGGAAATGATAAAAATGCCTTAAATGAAGTTTTAAAATCATTTATAGAAAGTACCAATGAAAATCTTGTGTTTTTAGAAACTGCCATTGGACAAGAAAATGTCCCGGAAATAAATGCTATTGCGCATCGAATTGCACCAATGTTCAATCAGATTGAAGCATATGAAATTGGCGGGATACTAAAAGTATTAGATAAAAATGATTTTGAAATTTCTGATTTGAAAGACATCTTTAAAGCCTTAAAGGCAAAAACAGAATCACTTTTTAAAGCGTTGCAAAAAGAGATTATTTAA